In Candidatus Contubernalis alkalaceticus, the following proteins share a genomic window:
- the rseP gene encoding RIP metalloprotease RseP translates to MTTLVASIVIFGLLIFFHELGHFIVAKRVGIGVLEFAIGFGPKLISVERDGTRYSLRALPLGGFCRLMGEDPEEVEDQASFQKRPLAQRFAVIVAGPLMNFVLAVILFFLIYFFIFGVPSTQVGEVLPDGRAAQTELQAGDVIRAIDGAEMRSWDDIIAAINASPEEELALTIERDGSLQEIKVVPMEEPETQRGLIGIAHAGRKFSLLGSLRLGIENTWFFTRFIVVSLSEIITRQASPDVAGPIGIVQMVGEVAQTGISNLLTLAAILSIHLGLLNLLPIPALDGSRLVFFLLEGIRGKPVDPHKESFIHFVGFTLLILLMILIAFQDIARLQLF, encoded by the coding sequence TTGACTACACTGGTAGCGTCCATCGTTATTTTTGGTCTGTTAATCTTTTTTCATGAGTTGGGACATTTTATAGTAGCAAAGAGGGTCGGGATCGGTGTCCTGGAGTTTGCCATAGGCTTTGGGCCTAAGCTGATTTCTGTAGAAAGAGATGGCACCCGGTATTCCCTCAGAGCACTGCCTTTAGGAGGTTTTTGCCGACTCATGGGGGAAGACCCGGAAGAAGTGGAAGATCAGGCAAGCTTTCAGAAACGACCACTGGCTCAACGTTTTGCAGTGATTGTAGCAGGACCATTGATGAATTTTGTTCTGGCGGTAATTTTGTTTTTTTTAATTTATTTCTTTATTTTTGGGGTGCCATCTACTCAAGTAGGAGAAGTCCTGCCTGATGGTAGGGCTGCTCAAACTGAACTTCAGGCCGGCGACGTGATTCGGGCTATAGATGGAGCAGAAATGCGCAGTTGGGATGATATTATTGCTGCCATTAATGCCAGTCCCGAAGAAGAACTGGCTTTAACCATAGAGAGAGATGGGAGTTTACAGGAAATCAAGGTGGTCCCCATGGAAGAACCGGAAACCCAGAGGGGACTCATTGGTATTGCTCATGCCGGCAGGAAATTTTCTTTACTGGGATCTTTACGCCTGGGAATAGAAAATACCTGGTTTTTTACCCGGTTTATCGTGGTTAGTCTGTCTGAAATCATTACCCGACAGGCTTCTCCGGATGTAGCTGGGCCCATTGGTATTGTTCAAATGGTAGGCGAAGTAGCCCAGACGGGAATTTCCAACCTTTTAACCCTGGCTGCTATTTTGAGCATTCACCTGGGGCTTTTGAATCTTTTACCCATACCTGCCCTGGATGGCAGCAGGTTGGTATTTTTTCTGCTGGAGGGAATTCGCGGGAAACCGGTAGATCCCCATAAAGAAAGTTTTATTCATTTCGTTGGTTTCACGCTGCTTATTCTTCTAATGATTCTGATTGCTTTTCAAGATATCGCCAGGCTGCAGTTATTTTGA
- a CDS encoding glycosyltransferase family 2 protein, whose product MEEINSLAEEKKGINFREKDITVKPEEQIYRTIAIIPAYNEGKTIGNVVSVLKGVPLINDIIVVSDGSTDSTVQVVKDLGVKLIELVENRGKGGAMKAGLECTVADIILFLDADLLGLTTTHVYELVQPVIEGEAEMTVGLFEKGRVATDLAQKVAPYLSGQRAVKRTLLENVSGMDMARFGVEVALTKHIENSRVKVKEVLLKDMSHVTKEEKLGVIKGLAARAKMYWEIVSFLVKKEYN is encoded by the coding sequence ATGGAAGAAATTAACTCCCTGGCCGAGGAAAAAAAAGGCATTAACTTTAGGGAGAAAGACATTACGGTTAAGCCGGAGGAACAAATTTATAGAACTATTGCAATTATTCCGGCTTATAATGAAGGGAAAACCATAGGAAATGTAGTGTCAGTTTTAAAAGGGGTTCCTCTAATAAACGATATCATTGTGGTTAGCGACGGTTCGACGGATTCTACCGTCCAGGTGGTCAAGGATTTGGGTGTCAAGTTGATTGAACTGGTGGAGAATCGGGGCAAGGGAGGTGCCATGAAGGCAGGGCTGGAATGTACTGTAGCAGACATTATTTTGTTTCTGGATGCTGATCTGTTGGGGTTGACTACCACTCACGTATATGAATTGGTTCAGCCGGTTATTGAAGGAGAAGCAGAAATGACTGTGGGACTGTTTGAAAAGGGTAGGGTGGCTACAGACCTGGCTCAAAAAGTGGCTCCTTATCTCTCTGGCCAGAGAGCGGTTAAGAGGACTCTTTTGGAAAACGTCAGTGGAATGGACATGGCACGTTTTGGTGTAGAGGTGGCTTTAACAAAACATATTGAAAACAGCAGAGTAAAGGTTAAAGAAGTTCTTCTAAAGGATATGTCCCATGTTACTAAAGAGGAAAAGTTAGGCGTTATTAAAGGGCTTGCTGCCCGGGCAAAAATGTATTGGGAGATTGTCAGTTTTTTAGTCAAAAAGGAGTACAATTGA
- the rnpM gene encoding RNase P modulator RnpM: MARKKTIPLRVCIGCQEKKSKKDLIRIVRTPEDTIEIDFTGKRSGRGTYICLSLSCFQQAVKGKRIEKNLQRPVSPEVITQLEKTLKEMDDH, encoded by the coding sequence ATGGCCAGAAAAAAAACGATTCCCCTGAGGGTCTGCATAGGATGTCAGGAGAAAAAAAGTAAAAAAGACCTGATAAGAATTGTAAGGACTCCTGAAGACACTATAGAAATAGACTTTACTGGAAAACGTTCTGGTCGCGGCACTTACATTTGTCTCTCATTATCCTGTTTTCAGCAGGCGGTCAAGGGGAAACGCATAGAAAAAAATCTACAGCGTCCGGTATCACCAGAGGTAATTACCCAGTTGGAAAAAACTCTGAAGGAAATGGATGACCATTGA
- the infB gene encoding translation initiation factor IF-2 has product MEKIRVYELAKKLDISSKELVLILKDLDIKHIKNHMSSIDDETAAMVVDLLTKKDKDEVNEPEVKEPEVKVKEGINPDVKEQKEKNPKKDTRKEKRFDKKQGRENQGEKNSIVVETPIIVKSLADILKVSPGELIKKLMTLGVLASINQEVDPDAVKIVGEEFGYLVELKAAEKEEIENELIEVEDDPKNLKPRAPVVTVLGHVDHGKTSLLDAIRETKVTSQEAGGITQHIGAYQAVVNDQKVVFLDTPGHEAFTSMRARGAQVTDVAILVVAADDGVMPQTIEAINHVRAAGVPIIVAVNKIDKANANPDRVKQQLSEYGLVPEEWGGETIFAPVSALKGEGLDHLLEMIILLAEMSELKANPTATARGIVIEAQLDKGKGPVATILIQNGSLKVGDSIVCGSISGKVRAMINDKGKQVKKALPSMPVEVQGFSEIPEAGDIFQVVKDEKIARQIAEKRSIKRREAELQKTKKVSLDDLYKQIQEGYLKDLNIIIKGDVQGSVEALKDSLLKIGNEEVRLQVIHTGVGAVTESDIMLADASNAIIIGFNVRPEPNARKMAEQENVEVKLYRVIYEIIEDINAAMTGMLDPKFEEVILGRAEIRQTFKVSRLGTIAGCHVIDGKITRDSGIRVIRNGIVIHEGKIDSLKRFKDDVREVVDGYECGIMLERFNDIKEQDILEAFVMQEVKA; this is encoded by the coding sequence ATGGAAAAAATAAGGGTATATGAGCTGGCTAAAAAATTAGATATATCCAGCAAAGAATTAGTTTTAATTTTAAAGGATCTAGATATAAAACATATTAAAAACCATATGAGCAGTATTGATGATGAAACAGCAGCTATGGTTGTTGATTTGTTAACCAAAAAGGATAAAGATGAGGTTAATGAACCAGAGGTGAAAGAACCAGAGGTGAAAGTAAAAGAGGGTATAAACCCGGATGTGAAAGAGCAAAAGGAAAAGAACCCAAAGAAAGATACGAGAAAAGAAAAACGTTTTGATAAGAAACAAGGTAGAGAGAACCAGGGAGAAAAGAATAGCATAGTGGTGGAAACCCCAATAATTGTTAAAAGTTTGGCAGATATTTTAAAGGTTTCTCCTGGGGAACTTATTAAAAAACTTATGACCTTAGGAGTTTTAGCCAGCATTAATCAAGAGGTAGATCCTGATGCTGTAAAAATCGTGGGGGAAGAATTTGGGTATTTAGTTGAATTGAAAGCCGCAGAAAAAGAAGAGATTGAAAACGAATTAATAGAGGTTGAAGATGATCCTAAAAATCTTAAACCAAGGGCCCCGGTGGTCACTGTCTTAGGTCATGTGGATCACGGCAAAACCTCTCTTTTAGATGCCATTCGAGAAACCAAAGTAACTTCACAGGAAGCCGGAGGAATAACTCAGCACATTGGGGCCTATCAGGCCGTAGTCAATGATCAAAAAGTTGTTTTCCTGGATACTCCTGGTCACGAAGCCTTTACTTCTATGAGAGCCAGGGGTGCCCAAGTAACTGATGTAGCTATCCTGGTAGTAGCAGCAGATGATGGAGTTATGCCCCAGACTATTGAGGCTATCAACCATGTTCGGGCAGCCGGTGTTCCTATTATTGTTGCGGTAAATAAGATTGATAAAGCTAATGCTAATCCTGATAGGGTGAAACAGCAGCTTTCAGAATACGGGCTGGTTCCTGAGGAATGGGGAGGCGAAACCATATTCGCACCAGTTTCCGCCCTTAAGGGAGAGGGATTGGATCATCTGCTGGAGATGATTATTTTGCTGGCGGAAATGTCTGAGTTAAAAGCCAATCCCACAGCAACAGCCAGGGGAATTGTGATTGAGGCCCAGTTAGATAAGGGCAAGGGCCCGGTGGCAACCATACTAATTCAAAACGGCAGTTTGAAAGTAGGAGACTCCATTGTTTGTGGTTCTATTAGTGGGAAAGTAAGAGCCATGATTAATGATAAAGGGAAGCAAGTAAAAAAGGCTCTTCCGTCTATGCCTGTTGAAGTTCAAGGGTTTTCAGAAATACCTGAAGCCGGGGATATATTTCAGGTGGTCAAGGATGAAAAAATAGCACGTCAGATTGCTGAAAAAAGGTCCATTAAAAGACGGGAAGCTGAACTGCAGAAGACTAAAAAGGTTTCCCTGGATGATCTTTATAAACAGATTCAGGAAGGATATCTGAAAGATTTAAATATTATCATTAAAGGAGACGTTCAAGGTTCTGTAGAAGCGCTGAAGGATTCTCTGTTGAAAATTGGGAATGAAGAGGTCCGTTTGCAGGTTATTCATACTGGAGTAGGAGCAGTTACTGAATCTGATATTATGCTGGCAGATGCCTCAAATGCTATAATTATTGGTTTTAACGTAAGGCCTGAGCCTAATGCCCGAAAAATGGCTGAACAGGAAAATGTTGAGGTTAAGCTGTACCGGGTTATTTATGAAATTATTGAGGATATTAATGCCGCCATGACCGGAATGCTGGATCCTAAGTTTGAAGAGGTGATTTTAGGTAGGGCTGAAATTCGCCAGACTTTTAAAGTATCCAGGCTGGGAACCATCGCCGGTTGTCATGTAATTGATGGCAAAATTACCAGGGATTCCGGGATCAGGGTTATTAGAAACGGAATTGTAATTCATGAGGGTAAGATTGATTCTTTAAAAAGATTTAAAGATGATGTGCGGGAAGTAGTGGATGGGTACGAGTGCGGTATCATGTTGGAAAGGTTTAATGATATAAAAGAACAAGATATTTTGGAAGCTTTTGTAATGCAGGAAGTGAAAGCATAA
- the frr gene encoding ribosome recycling factor encodes MSSEVFDTAKHKMGKAVEVFKSDLSTIRAGRATTSLLDKITVDYYGTPTPLNQLANISAPEPRLLVVQPWDKNVMADVEKTILKSDLGLTPSNDGNVIRLPVPQLTEERRKELVKMIRKKAEESKVAIRNIRRDANDQLKSLEKDGEITKDDLKRSQEEVQKLTDEYIEKVDQVLSTKETEMMEV; translated from the coding sequence ATGAGCAGTGAAGTCTTTGATACCGCGAAACATAAGATGGGAAAAGCAGTGGAGGTTTTTAAAAGTGATTTAAGTACCATTAGAGCAGGACGTGCCACCACATCTCTTTTGGACAAGATTACCGTTGATTACTATGGAACTCCTACACCTTTAAATCAGCTGGCAAATATCAGTGCTCCGGAGCCTCGTCTTTTAGTGGTCCAGCCTTGGGATAAGAATGTGATGGCTGATGTGGAGAAGACTATTTTAAAATCAGACCTGGGGTTGACCCCCAGTAATGATGGAAATGTAATTCGGCTTCCGGTACCGCAATTGACCGAAGAAAGACGTAAGGAACTAGTAAAAATGATTCGTAAAAAAGCTGAAGAGAGCAAGGTGGCTATTAGAAATATTCGGCGTGACGCCAATGATCAGCTTAAAAGCCTGGAAAAGGATGGAGAAATTACTAAGGATGATCTAAAACGCTCACAGGAAGAGGTACAAAAACTAACCGATGAGTACATTGAAAAGGTTGACCAGGTTTTAAGCACTAAAGAAACAGAAATGATGGAAGTTTAA
- the pyrH gene encoding UMP kinase: protein MTPRFKRIILKLSGEALAGKAGFGIDPDVLVCIAQQVKELKKENIQTAIVVGGGNIWRGAEANARGMDRATADHMGMLATVINGLALQDALEQNHVDTRVQSAVDMRQMAEPYIRRRAIRHLEKGRVVIFAAGTGNPYFSTDTAAALRAAEIEAEAILLAKGKVDAVYDDDPNTNPSAKKFAELTYLEVLNLGLGVMDSTAASLCMDNNIPLIVFQLKSGNILKAVMGEKIGTFIS, encoded by the coding sequence ATGACACCTAGATTTAAAAGAATAATTTTAAAACTAAGTGGGGAGGCTTTGGCTGGAAAAGCAGGTTTTGGAATTGACCCCGATGTTCTAGTTTGTATTGCCCAACAGGTAAAAGAGCTGAAGAAGGAAAATATTCAAACCGCCATAGTAGTTGGTGGTGGCAATATTTGGAGAGGCGCTGAAGCTAACGCTCGGGGAATGGATAGGGCTACGGCGGATCATATGGGAATGCTGGCTACGGTCATTAATGGGTTAGCGCTGCAGGATGCCTTAGAGCAGAATCATGTTGACACCAGGGTTCAGTCGGCAGTGGATATGAGGCAGATGGCAGAACCCTATATTAGGAGAAGGGCCATCAGGCATTTGGAAAAAGGCCGGGTGGTGATATTTGCCGCCGGCACAGGTAATCCTTATTTTTCTACAGATACCGCGGCAGCTCTCAGGGCTGCAGAGATTGAAGCGGAAGCTATTCTACTGGCTAAGGGTAAGGTGGATGCTGTATATGATGATGATCCAAACACTAATCCCTCTGCCAAAAAATTCGCGGAGCTTACCTATTTGGAGGTATTGAACTTGGGTTTAGGGGTTATGGATTCCACGGCAGCATCTCTTTGCATGGATAACAATATTCCGCTGATTGTTTTTCAATTAAAATCAGGAAATATTTTAAAGGCAGTTATGGGAGAAAAAATAGGAACCTTTATAAGTTAA
- a CDS encoding isoprenyl transferase, translating to MSLHPKEKELYQKLDLQSIPHHVAIIMDGNGRWARKRGLPRIAGHRAGVNSLRETIRAADQVGVKILTLYTFSTENWKRPSKEVRFLMKLPEEYLSKEIDELCAKNVCIKQMGEMEGLPEHTRNAIEDAMDKTAENTGLIVNFALNYGSRGEIVRAVKKISRLASGGSINEEDITEEMISRFLYSGGQPDPDLLIRPSGELRLSNFLLWQMAYTEFWFSETYWPDFKKEDFLQAILDYQKRNRRYGGLTK from the coding sequence ATGAGTTTACACCCAAAAGAAAAAGAGCTTTATCAGAAATTAGACCTGCAGAGCATTCCTCATCATGTGGCAATTATTATGGATGGCAATGGAAGGTGGGCCAGGAAAAGAGGGCTTCCCAGAATTGCCGGCCACAGGGCAGGGGTGAATTCTTTGAGGGAAACCATAAGAGCAGCCGATCAGGTAGGGGTAAAAATATTAACTCTATACACTTTTTCTACGGAGAATTGGAAAAGGCCCAGCAAGGAAGTCAGGTTCCTAATGAAACTGCCGGAGGAGTATCTTTCCAAGGAAATTGATGAGCTCTGTGCTAAAAATGTCTGTATTAAGCAGATGGGAGAAATGGAAGGGCTGCCAGAGCATACCCGGAATGCTATTGAAGATGCTATGGATAAGACAGCGGAGAATACAGGGTTAATTGTGAATTTCGCTTTAAACTACGGCAGCCGAGGTGAGATAGTCCGGGCTGTTAAAAAAATTTCCCGGTTGGCCTCCGGGGGGAGTATAAATGAGGAAGATATTACCGAAGAAATGATATCCAGATTTCTTTATAGTGGGGGACAGCCAGATCCAGATCTACTCATTAGGCCCAGCGGTGAATTAAGGTTGAGCAATTTTCTTTTATGGCAGATGGCTTATACTGAATTTTGGTTTTCGGAAACATACTGGCCGGACTTTAAAAAAGAAGATTTTTTACAGGCGATTTTAGATTATCAAAAGCGGAACCGCAGGTATGGAGGGTTAACAAAATAA
- the nusA gene encoding transcription termination factor NusA encodes MNYEFIDALEQIEKEKGISKDILFEAIEAALISAYKKNFNTAPNVKVSIDRDSGEIKVFSCLTIVEDVKDSQQELSLAEARAISSKYQAGDIVDMEVTPKNFGRIAAQTAKQVVIQRIREAEREIIYREYVDREDDIVTGIVQRADQKNIIIDLGKAEAILAPSEQMPNETYKQGDRIKTYVVEVKKTTKGPQILVSRTHPGLLKRLFELEVPEIFDGTVEIKSIAREAGFRSKAAVFSRNHEVDPVGSCVGPKGVRVQTIVTELKGEKIDIIKWSEEPKEFVSNALSPAKVTFVEIKEDKKIAGVVVPDYQLSLAIGKEGQNARLAAKLTGWKIDINSESQVKKQLPEEMDKDPQMEEAVLNEDEQKENQEENSLQSDLETEEENALDTELDAEIEEEEIT; translated from the coding sequence ATGAATTATGAGTTTATAGACGCTTTGGAACAGATTGAGAAGGAAAAGGGTATCAGCAAAGATATACTCTTTGAAGCCATTGAAGCGGCATTGATTTCAGCCTATAAAAAGAATTTTAATACGGCTCCTAATGTGAAGGTGAGCATTGACCGGGATTCTGGGGAGATAAAGGTTTTCTCATGTCTTACTATAGTGGAAGATGTAAAGGATTCACAGCAGGAATTATCTCTGGCAGAAGCTAGAGCAATAAGTTCTAAATATCAGGCCGGGGATATTGTAGACATGGAGGTTACTCCAAAAAACTTTGGTAGAATTGCAGCACAAACGGCCAAACAGGTGGTAATTCAGAGGATTCGGGAAGCAGAAAGAGAAATTATATATAGGGAATATGTTGACCGAGAAGATGACATAGTTACCGGGATTGTTCAGAGAGCAGACCAGAAAAATATTATTATTGACCTGGGTAAGGCTGAGGCAATTTTAGCCCCTTCAGAACAGATGCCTAATGAAACCTATAAACAGGGGGACCGGATAAAAACCTATGTGGTTGAAGTAAAGAAAACAACAAAAGGTCCTCAGATTTTGGTTTCTCGAACTCATCCGGGCCTTTTAAAAAGACTATTTGAACTGGAGGTCCCAGAAATATTCGACGGTACCGTTGAAATTAAATCTATTGCGCGAGAAGCTGGATTTCGTTCAAAAGCTGCGGTTTTTTCCAGGAATCATGAGGTAGATCCCGTGGGTTCCTGTGTAGGGCCAAAAGGGGTAAGGGTGCAGACCATTGTAACTGAATTAAAAGGAGAAAAGATAGATATTATTAAATGGAGTGAAGAACCCAAAGAATTTGTCTCCAATGCTTTGAGCCCGGCAAAGGTAACCTTTGTAGAAATAAAAGAAGATAAAAAAATTGCAGGTGTTGTGGTTCCTGATTATCAGCTGTCTTTGGCTATTGGTAAAGAAGGACAAAATGCCAGGTTGGCTGCAAAGCTGACCGGTTGGAAAATAGATATTAACAGTGAGTCCCAGGTGAAAAAGCAGCTGCCGGAGGAAATGGATAAAGACCCTCAGATGGAAGAGGCAGTGCTGAATGAGGATGAGCAAAAGGAAAACCAAGAGGAGAATTCTTTACAATCGGATCTTGAAACTGAGGAGGAGAATGCTCTAGATACGGAGTTAGATGCTGAAATCGAAGAGGAAGAGATTACCTAA
- a CDS encoding 1-deoxy-D-xylulose-5-phosphate reductoisomerase, protein MDLRRQYKRKNLILLGSTGSIGTQTLSMVERWPDRFKITALAAGSNGNLLEEQARKFKPHYVSLAQEKGARELRAKLRDTDIKVLYGHQGLLEIVSSPDADWVVNALVGFDGLAPTVTAMEEGKNIALANKETLVAGGELIMNLAEKKGVSIVPIDSEHSAIFQCLQGEKREEVSKILLTASGGPFRGCTLEELSKVTLAQALLHPNWVMGRKITIDSATLMNKGLEVLEAQVLFNLDLEQIQVLVHPQSIIHSMVEFVDGSVKAQLGVPDMGVPIQYALTYPERWANSMERIDWRKMDKMTFEMPDKKAFPCLGLAFEAGKIGGTMPAVMNAANEAAVNFFLEGRITFLDIPRIIEETMHKHKVILSPSLSDIIRVDKEVREQIIRSK, encoded by the coding sequence ATGGATTTAAGGAGACAATATAAAAGGAAGAATTTAATTCTTTTGGGCTCCACCGGCTCCATTGGAACTCAAACCCTTTCCATGGTAGAAAGATGGCCGGATCGCTTTAAGATAACTGCTTTGGCAGCGGGTTCCAATGGTAATCTCTTGGAGGAGCAGGCCAGAAAGTTTAAACCTCATTATGTTTCCCTGGCACAGGAAAAGGGGGCCAGGGAACTGCGGGCAAAGCTAAGGGATACTGATATAAAAGTGCTTTATGGTCACCAGGGCCTTTTAGAGATTGTTTCCAGTCCCGATGCAGACTGGGTTGTAAATGCCCTGGTGGGTTTTGATGGTTTAGCACCTACGGTAACGGCCATGGAGGAAGGAAAAAACATTGCCCTGGCCAACAAGGAGACCCTGGTTGCCGGGGGAGAGTTAATAATGAACCTGGCGGAAAAAAAAGGAGTATCCATTGTTCCCATTGATAGTGAGCACTCTGCTATATTTCAGTGCCTGCAGGGTGAAAAGAGAGAAGAAGTTTCAAAAATCCTTTTGACGGCTTCCGGGGGGCCTTTCCGGGGCTGCACTTTGGAAGAACTGTCTAAGGTGACTCTAGCCCAGGCTCTTTTGCACCCAAACTGGGTGATGGGCAGAAAAATTACCATAGATTCTGCCACACTGATGAACAAAGGATTAGAGGTGCTGGAGGCGCAGGTACTTTTTAACTTAGATTTAGAACAAATTCAAGTATTGGTGCATCCTCAGAGCATTATTCATTCTATGGTTGAATTTGTAGATGGTTCAGTGAAAGCGCAGTTGGGTGTGCCTGACATGGGTGTGCCAATTCAGTATGCATTGACTTATCCTGAGCGTTGGGCCAACAGCATGGAAAGGATTGATTGGCGTAAGATGGATAAAATGACATTTGAGATGCCTGATAAAAAAGCTTTCCCCTGTCTTGGGCTGGCTTTTGAGGCGGGAAAAATCGGGGGAACTATGCCTGCAGTGATGAATGCAGCCAATGAAGCAGCAGTAAATTTTTTCCTTGAGGGCCGGATAACCTTTCTAGATATCCCCAGAATAATTGAAGAAACTATGCATAAACATAAAGTGATTCTCAGTCCATCTTTGTCAGATATTATCAGGGTAGATAAAGAGGTCAGAGAGCAGATTATCAGAAGTAAATAG
- the tsf gene encoding translation elongation factor Ts, with translation MIKAAVVKELREKTGAGMMDCKKALVETEGDFEKAVNLLREKGLSAAAKKTGRVTAEGLVDSYVHMGGKIGVLVEVNCETDFVAKNEEFKQFVRDVCMQIAATNPQYISREEFPQEEIEKEREIYRNQALREGKPEKIVEKIVDGRLEKFYAEACLLEQQFIKDTDRKIMDLLKDQVSKVGENISIRRFSRFVMGEGLEKREDNLADEVKAMTSKK, from the coding sequence ATGATAAAGGCTGCTGTAGTTAAGGAATTAAGAGAAAAGACTGGAGCAGGCATGATGGACTGCAAAAAAGCCCTGGTTGAAACCGAGGGCGACTTTGAAAAAGCGGTGAACTTACTTAGGGAAAAAGGACTATCTGCTGCTGCGAAAAAGACTGGACGGGTAACTGCTGAGGGGCTGGTGGACTCTTATGTACATATGGGAGGCAAAATCGGTGTTTTGGTGGAAGTAAACTGTGAGACAGATTTTGTCGCTAAAAATGAAGAATTTAAACAATTTGTCAGGGACGTCTGCATGCAGATCGCAGCAACTAATCCCCAATATATTTCCAGAGAAGAATTTCCTCAAGAAGAGATAGAAAAGGAAAGGGAAATATATCGAAATCAGGCTCTCAGGGAAGGCAAGCCGGAAAAAATTGTAGAAAAAATAGTAGATGGAAGGCTGGAAAAGTTTTATGCCGAAGCCTGCCTGTTGGAGCAGCAGTTCATAAAGGATACTGATCGTAAGATTATGGACCTGTTGAAAGATCAAGTATCTAAAGTGGGTGAAAATATTTCTATTCGTCGTTTTTCCCGTTTTGTAATGGGTGAAGGTTTGGAGAAGAGAGAAGATAACCTTGCTGACGAAGTGAAAGCGATGACCTCGAAAAAATAA
- a CDS encoding phosphatidate cytidylyltransferase — MLKKRVLSGLVGVALALLIIFEGGIVYFLTVFIITLLGLEEYRRLSIRGNYYFPRYLSFAAAGVYLLLLYFEVPNVLEAAPLFLFLPFCLYIFFNKDYSFRDLMFSAWGVIYIVWLFSFLIVLRNLPNGLNHTLLLFFSIWISDTAAFFIGSNLGRRKLIPRISPNKSVEGALGGLLGTMLFVYLLRGYVNMEPITAILAGGLISLLGQVGDLMESALKRYLKTKDSGALIPGHGGVLDRFDSVIFAAPFFYFYLIFLSNHI, encoded by the coding sequence GTGTTAAAAAAACGAGTGTTAAGCGGCCTGGTTGGAGTAGCCCTGGCTTTACTTATAATTTTTGAGGGCGGAATCGTATACTTTTTGACGGTATTTATTATTACCTTGCTGGGGTTGGAGGAGTATCGGCGACTGTCAATCCGGGGAAATTATTATTTCCCCCGCTATCTTTCCTTTGCAGCAGCAGGGGTTTATTTATTATTGCTCTATTTTGAAGTTCCAAATGTATTAGAGGCTGCTCCTCTGTTTCTTTTCTTGCCTTTTTGTTTATATATTTTTTTTAACAAAGATTATAGCTTTCGGGATCTGATGTTTTCTGCCTGGGGAGTTATTTACATTGTGTGGCTTTTTAGTTTTTTAATTGTGTTGAGAAATCTCCCCAATGGGCTAAATCATACACTGCTTTTGTTTTTCTCAATTTGGATAAGTGATACTGCTGCATTCTTTATAGGAAGCAATCTGGGTAGGCGCAAGCTGATACCCCGGATTAGCCCTAATAAGTCTGTGGAAGGTGCATTGGGTGGGCTTTTGGGGACCATGTTATTTGTATATCTTCTACGAGGTTATGTGAATATGGAACCCATTACAGCCATACTGGCGGGGGGTTTAATTTCTCTTTTGGGACAGGTGGGGGATTTAATGGAATCTGCTCTTAAGAGGTATTTAAAGACGAAGGACTCTGGGGCATTAATTCCAGGACACGGCGGGGTTCTGGACAGGTTTGACAGTGTTATTTTCGCAGCACCGTTTTTTTATTTTTATTTAATATTTTTATCTAATCATATATAG
- the rimP gene encoding ribosome maturation factor RimP: protein MSKNKINEIVGKIFEPLQGIDGLELVDIEYVKEGANYYLRVFIDKPKGITLEDCTLVNEELSQGLDREDPIPESYILEVSSPGLERPLKKEKDYIRFTGREIKIKTFVPLEGQKVFTGILKGFKDEIVSLQNEKGEIKEIPLEKVAKANLMVVF from the coding sequence TTGAGTAAAAATAAAATTAACGAAATTGTTGGAAAAATTTTTGAGCCTCTACAGGGTATAGACGGACTGGAATTAGTTGACATAGAGTATGTTAAGGAAGGTGCAAATTACTATTTAAGGGTTTTTATTGATAAGCCTAAGGGGATTACCCTGGAGGACTGTACACTGGTTAATGAAGAACTGAGCCAGGGATTGGATCGGGAGGATCCAATCCCTGAGAGTTATATTTTGGAAGTTTCTTCTCCTGGATTGGAACGTCCACTTAAAAAAGAAAAGGACTACATAAGATTTACCGGAAGGGAAATTAAAATCAAAACCTTTGTACCCCTGGAAGGTCAAAAAGTATTTACAGGGATTCTAAAGGGGTTTAAGGATGAAATAGTGTCCCTTCAGAATGAAAAGGGTGAGATTAAGGAAATTCCCCTGGAAAAAGTAGCGAAAGCAAATCTAATGGTTGTTTTTTAA